A single window of Labeo rohita strain BAU-BD-2019 chromosome 4, IGBB_LRoh.1.0, whole genome shotgun sequence DNA harbors:
- the tnni4a gene encoding troponin I4a — protein MCFSTSTFNDNLIDRSNQKKAKSKTSATRRLQLKSKLLKKAESLLVKEKEQKELERENTLRERAPPLNLSGLSVQELQELCRDLHHKIDIVDEARYDLNIKVTRNDQEILSLTQKIYELKGKMKRPKLRRVKKSADAMLGALTDTRVMKADFKANLKTVKKEEEKKEEVTDWRKNVEAMSGMEGRKKLFDAGQ, from the exons atgtgtttttcaaccTCCACATTCAATGACAACCTCATAGACCG CAGTAATCAG AAAAAGGCCAAATCCAAGACCTCAGCAACACGCAGACTTCAGCTGAAG AGTAAACTGCTGAAAAAAGCAGAAAGCTTGCTGGTGAAAGAAAAAGAGCAGAAAGAATTGGAGAGAGAAAACACCCTGAGGGAGAGAGCGCCGCCCCTCAACCTCTCTGGCCTGTCTGTCCAAGAACTGCAG GAGCTTTGTAGAGATTTGCACCACAAGATCGACATTGTGGATGAAGCGCGATACGACCTCAATATAAAAGTTACCAGAAATGATCAAGAg ATTCTCTCATTAACCCAGAAGATCTATGAACTGAAAGGAAAAATGAAGCGGCCGAAGTTGAGAAGGGTGAAGAAGTCGGCAGATGCCATGCTGGGAGCGCTCACAGACACCCGAGTCATGAAAGCTGACTTCAAAGCCAACCtcaaaacagttaaaaaggaAGAAGAAAAG AAGGAAGAGGTCACAGACTGGAGGAAAAACGTGGAGGCCATGTCAGGCATGGAGGGCAGGAAGAAGCTTTTCGATGCTGGACAGTAG